A region of Allocoleopsis franciscana PCC 7113 DNA encodes the following proteins:
- a CDS encoding response regulator produces MPYILVIDDNPTDRLLIIRELEREFTELQVTEIINTKVLAQAMDQGGFDIVITDYQLGWSDGLTVLKQLKSRYPDCPVIMFTNSGNEEIAVEAMKSGLDDYILKAPNRYIRVPTAVRLALERAEWRQRAKRLQQERDLLLIQERAARAEAEEANRLKDEFLANLSHELRTPLNAMYGWVQLLRLQRLKDEDYKRATETIERNAKSLAQIIEDLLDVSRIVTGKLALNMQPVELIPVIEAALSTVRPAAQAKAIELECKLDPEAGSISGDTLRLQQIIWNLLSNAVKFTPQGGRVQIQLTRREAKVALIVSDTGIGICPEFLPYVFDRFRQADSSSTRIHSGLGLGLAIVRHLVELHGGTVQAESLGKEQGTTFTVQFPLLAIRHPPKDAFQELATEKPSGILNGVKVLVVDDQTDVREVMALLLEEYDAQVKTACSVEEAIAVFAAFQPDVLISDISMPIQNGYDLIRQIKAMVAEQAREIPQLSPAMPKAIALTGYAGDEDRDRALAAGFHLHLSKPVDAAELVALVTKLMGRS; encoded by the coding sequence ATGCCCTACATTCTTGTCATTGATGACAATCCGACTGACCGCCTGTTAATTATTCGCGAGTTGGAGCGAGAATTTACAGAACTTCAGGTTACAGAAATTATTAATACCAAAGTCTTGGCACAAGCGATGGATCAAGGGGGCTTTGATATAGTCATAACCGACTATCAACTGGGCTGGAGTGATGGACTTACCGTACTCAAGCAGCTTAAGTCCCGCTATCCTGACTGTCCTGTGATTATGTTTACCAACAGTGGCAACGAAGAGATTGCGGTGGAAGCGATGAAATCAGGGCTGGATGATTACATCCTCAAGGCTCCTAATCGTTATATTCGAGTACCCACCGCTGTACGCTTAGCGTTGGAGCGGGCTGAATGGCGGCAAAGAGCCAAACGTTTACAACAAGAGCGAGATCTGTTGCTGATACAAGAACGAGCCGCTCGTGCCGAAGCCGAAGAAGCCAATCGTCTCAAAGATGAGTTTCTCGCTAACCTCTCTCATGAATTGCGTACCCCCCTGAATGCCATGTACGGTTGGGTGCAGCTTCTGCGACTCCAGAGGTTGAAAGATGAGGACTACAAACGAGCAACGGAAACCATTGAGCGCAACGCTAAGTCTCTGGCGCAAATCATAGAAGACTTACTCGATGTTTCCCGCATCGTTACCGGCAAGCTTGCCCTGAACATGCAACCCGTCGAACTCATTCCAGTCATTGAGGCGGCTCTTTCTACCGTGCGTCCCGCCGCACAGGCTAAGGCGATTGAACTCGAATGCAAGCTAGACCCCGAAGCGGGTTCCATTTCCGGGGATACCCTGCGCTTGCAACAGATTATCTGGAATCTTTTGTCCAATGCGGTCAAGTTTACCCCGCAAGGTGGACGAGTTCAAATTCAGTTGACGCGAAGGGAAGCGAAAGTTGCCTTGATTGTCAGCGACACAGGCATTGGCATTTGTCCTGAGTTTTTACCTTATGTGTTTGATCGCTTTCGCCAAGCAGATAGCTCCAGCACTCGTATACATAGTGGACTGGGATTGGGGTTAGCGATTGTGCGTCATCTGGTTGAACTTCACGGTGGCACGGTTCAAGCCGAAAGTTTGGGTAAGGAACAAGGGACAACTTTTACAGTCCAATTTCCCCTGTTAGCCATTCGTCATCCACCCAAGGATGCTTTTCAGGAATTGGCGACTGAGAAGCCCTCCGGTATTCTCAACGGTGTGAAGGTGCTGGTTGTGGATGACCAAACCGACGTTCGTGAGGTCATGGCACTTTTACTGGAAGAGTATGACGCTCAAGTGAAGACGGCGTGTTCGGTAGAGGAGGCGATCGCCGTCTTTGCCGCGTTTCAACCCGATGTGCTGATCAGTGATATTAGTATGCCAATTCAGAACGGCTATGATTTGATTCGCCAAATCAAGGCAATGGTTGCTGAACAGGCACGGGAAATCCCCCAACTCAGCCCAGCTATGCCGAAGGCGATCGCCTTGACGGGCTATGCTGGAGACGAAGACCGCGATCGTGCCCTGGCTGCCGGGTTCCATCTCCACCTATCCAAACCCGTCGATGCGGCTGAATTAGTGGCTCTCGTTACCAAACTGATGGGACGTTCTTAA
- a CDS encoding response regulator — protein sequence MTQTILIVEDNPADILLIQRAFRQADLSHISLQIVRDGDAAVLYLSGEGEYSDRECYPLPMLMLLDLKLPRRSGHEVLEWIRQQPDLKRLPVIMLTSSRETLDVNQSYDLGVNSYLVKPIGFTALVEMLRTLNLYWLMLNEPPEFQYS from the coding sequence ATGACACAGACAATTTTGATCGTAGAAGATAATCCTGCTGATATTCTTCTAATTCAACGTGCCTTTCGTCAAGCCGATTTATCCCATATTTCCCTACAAATCGTTAGAGATGGAGATGCAGCGGTTCTCTACCTCAGTGGTGAAGGAGAATACTCAGACCGAGAATGCTACCCCCTGCCCATGCTTATGTTACTAGACCTAAAGCTTCCCCGCCGCTCAGGTCATGAAGTCCTAGAATGGATACGACAGCAACCCGACCTCAAACGCCTGCCGGTGATTATGTTGACGTCTTCCAGGGAAACCCTTGATGTCAACCAATCTTATGATTTAGGGGTTAATTCCTATTTAGTCAAACCGATTGGTTTCACGGCTTTAGTAGAAATGTTGAGGACTCTTAACCTATACTGGCTAATGCTCAATGAACCGCCTGAATTTCAGTATAGTTAG
- a CDS encoding DUF4112 domain-containing protein: MNTLERVATLNRIRKLSRLMDTAIGIPGTKFRIGLDPIIGLIPGAGDLISTSFSAYIIYLATRLGIPSKDIQKMILNIGLEAVVGTVPLVGDLFDAYYKSNIRNLAILEKHLQATEPEIEELDSTLHNVKEPMANR; encoded by the coding sequence ATGAATACTCTAGAACGTGTAGCAACTCTTAATCGTATCCGCAAGCTCAGCCGCTTGATGGATACAGCCATTGGTATCCCTGGCACCAAATTTCGTATTGGGTTAGACCCAATTATCGGTCTAATACCGGGTGCAGGGGACTTAATTAGTACATCTTTTTCGGCTTACATTATTTATCTAGCAACTCGCCTCGGTATTCCCAGTAAAGATATCCAGAAAATGATATTGAATATTGGTCTAGAAGCCGTTGTGGGTACAGTACCTCTGGTTGGTGACCTGTTCGACGCTTATTACAAGTCGAATATCCGCAATCTAGCCATTTTAGAGAAACATCTTCAGGCTACTGAACCAGAAATTGAAGAGCTGGATTCCACTCTCCATAATGTTAAAGAGCCGATGGCAAACCGATAA